AAGCGCCGGAGCGGTGTCGCCGGGGACGAGCTGGAGCCGGAGATCGACGAGGACGACGTCCTCGTCCCGGTCGCCGGCATCCTGGACGTGCTCGACAACTACGCCTTCGTGCGCACCACCGGCTATTTGCCGGGGGCGAGCGATGTGTACGTCTCGCTCGGCCAGGTCAAGAAGTACAGCCTGCGCAAGGGCGACGCCGTGGTCGGCGCGATCCGCCAGCCGCGCGAGGGCGAGAACAACAGCCGCCAGAAGTACAACGCGCTGGTGAAGGTCGACTCGATCAACGGCCAGACCGTCGAGGAGGCCGCGGCGCGTGTCGAGTTCGGCAAGCTGACCCCGCTCTACCCGCAGGAGCGTCTGCGGCTGGAGACCGAGCCCACCAAGATCACCCAGCGCATCATCGACCTCGTGGCCCCGATCGGCAAGGGTCAGCGCGGTCTGATCGTTGCGCCGCCCAAGGCGGGCAAGACCATCGTGATGCAGCAGATCGCCAACGCGATCACCACCAACAACCCCGAGGTTCACCTCATGATCGTCTTGGTGGACGAGCGTCCCGAAGAGGTCACCGACATGCAGCGCACGGTCAAGGGCGAGGTCATCGCTTCCACCTTCGACCGTCTGGCCGAAGACCACACCACCGTCGCGGAGCTCGCGATCGAGCGGGCGAAGCGCCTGGTCGAGTTGGGTCACGACGTGGTCGTGCTGCTCGACTCGATCACCCGCCTGGGGCGCGCTTACAACCTGACGGCACCGGCCTCCGGCCGCATCCTGTCGGGCGGTGTCGACGCCTCCGCGCTCTACCCGCCGAAGCGTTTCTTCGGCGCCGCGCGCAACATCGAGCACGGCGGCTCGCTCACCATCCTCGCCTCGGCGCTGGTGGAGACCGGCTCCAAGATGGACGAGGTGATCTTCGAGGAGTTCAAGGGCACCGGCAATATGGAACTCCGCCTGTCGCGCCAGCTGGCCGACAAGCGCATCTTCCCCGCTGTGGACGTCAACGTCTCCGGCACCCGCCGCGAAGAGATGCTGATGGGCCAGGACGAGGTCAAGATCACCTGGAAGCTGCGTCGCGCCCTCGCCGGCCTCGACCAGCAGCAGGCTCTGGAGATGGTGCTCGGACGACTCAAGGAGACGTCGAGCAACGTCGAGTTCCTCATGCAGATGCAGAAGTCGATGCCGCAGCCGGCAGCCGGCCACGGCGCCGCCCACTCGCACGGTCACGAGAACGACCACTGCTAGCGGACGAGGTGCCCGCCCGTCGCGCCCCGCGCGCACCGGGCGGGCACTTTTTCGTTCCCGCGCATCCCCCGCAGAAAGAAGCCCCTATGTTCGATTCGGTGACCGGCCTGATCGCCGAGCACGACGACCTCCAGCAGCAGCTCTCGGACCCCGAACTGCACAGCGACCCGGTTCGCTCCAAGAAGGTGAACCGCCGCTACGCCGAGCTCTCGCGCATCGTCGCCGCCTACACCGAGTGGAAGCAGCTCACGGACGACCTGGAGGCCGCTCGCGAACTCGCCGCCGAAGACGACGCCTTCGCCGCGGAGATTCCCGGCCTGGAGCAGGGGCTGGAGGAGTCGGAGGAGAAGCTGCGTCGTCTGCTCATCCCGCGCGACCCCAACGACAGCCGCGATGCGATCATGGAGATCAAGATGGGCGAGGGCGGTGCCGAGTCGGCGCTCTTCGCGGGCGACCTGCTGAGCATGTACCTCCACTACGCCGACTCGCGCCGCTGGAAGGCCGAGATCATCGAGCAGACCTCCAGCGACCTCGGCGG
Above is a genomic segment from Leifsonia xyli subsp. xyli str. CTCB07 containing:
- the rho gene encoding transcription termination factor Rho, which translates into the protein MLIAARMERAGGKEPSSVTDVELHAGGVDTSDLTSLKVAELQALATQLGLQGASKLRKGELVAAIAAARSAVEGAPAPAAAGQQEPASAASQVLIEPLIAAPVEDEPAAATLLPQTGGRRRGSRRASSPDGTRITAATHVNTGETGVESLIPDVDALLDSALASREQAQRDGQGQNGSRRGLGQSGQQEQNSPQTAPTAGADSAEADAPRPAGQPGDQQDAQTSGGRRRGRNRNKGAGGQNGEQGQNQGPQNQNQNQNHQSQPKDLQQGGEQGEKQGQQNRSGQQQAEGERSGRYRDRNRKRRSGVAGDELEPEIDEDDVLVPVAGILDVLDNYAFVRTTGYLPGASDVYVSLGQVKKYSLRKGDAVVGAIRQPREGENNSRQKYNALVKVDSINGQTVEEAAARVEFGKLTPLYPQERLRLETEPTKITQRIIDLVAPIGKGQRGLIVAPPKAGKTIVMQQIANAITTNNPEVHLMIVLVDERPEEVTDMQRTVKGEVIASTFDRLAEDHTTVAELAIERAKRLVELGHDVVVLLDSITRLGRAYNLTAPASGRILSGGVDASALYPPKRFFGAARNIEHGGSLTILASALVETGSKMDEVIFEEFKGTGNMELRLSRQLADKRIFPAVDVNVSGTRREEMLMGQDEVKITWKLRRALAGLDQQQALEMVLGRLKETSSNVEFLMQMQKSMPQPAAGHGAAHSHGHENDHC